One Uloborus diversus isolate 005 chromosome 7, Udiv.v.3.1, whole genome shotgun sequence genomic window, TAAGGTAGCACATTTTTTTCACCTAGCTAAGCATGTAGccaggaaaattacgaatctattgatacctggttcgaACATCAGTTTTCTGTCGTTCATTAGGAGTAGCAATGCCATAGATAGATAGTCACATACAatcaacttttattaattttagacTAGCCGTCAAGGCAATTAGATTAAGCCCGCGACCTCGCCACCTTCGGTGGCTCACACAATCCGACTCCGGTGGGCTGGTGTACAACTCCGATCTTCCGAAGTACTGAAGTACAGCGCCTTCCGGGCTGTGCTGCCTTTGGCTTCGGTTaacgaaataaatttaaatgatgttttCGATATCTAAATTACATTCCTTCaaaggaaaagatgaaaaacacATCGCCTGATTCGatacattaattaataaacaGTGTGCTAATTTCTTTTCGCGGCGCAGCTCCAGAACCATTCGATTCTGAACTATTCAATAACTTCCGCTTTAAGCAGAGAAAGTGAGAGATATTACGAACGCAGGATAACAtgacctaaagaaaaaaaactttcgctGTGTGAGACCTTGCCAGAGTAATTGGGAATAAATATGGGTAAAAGTGTTTCGAAAGAAGGGAAAAATCTTCCGAACGAAGAACCGATAGGAGAGAATGTTCGGTTTTTaatcgtttttaattaatatctccgctaattaaagtcgtacagcTATGCCACATCGCTAAACATGTAGCGAACAAAATCGCGAATctgtcgatacctggttcgatccAGGAGTAGCaatgacatagatagatagacacATACaacaacatttattaattttagattTATCACGTTCATGCTTTCTCAAAATCAATAAACTTTACATCACAATTCAAAACTATTTACATAGCAGACATTTTTATAGCCCAAAGAGTGGAAATAACAACCAGGGCACGTGTGTGGATTCGAACCCACAGCATTAGTCCCACAGACAGTTCGCAAAGCGAGAATTTTTCATCGCTTGGCATTTGTTGGTTTCATTTGTAAGAGTTTACGAGCTCTGCGTCAATGCTGATCTTTACACATGCACTTTGAATTCTGCTTCagttttcaaagtaattttgacTCTAGGGGTAAATATGGTGACAATGCTACTTTTATACTTAAGCCGTTACCCAACAGCCGATTTATCCTTTGAATAGATAGGTCACACTCTTAGAAATTTCTCGAGGATCTACAGCTTAAAGTTAGTTTCGAATTATTAGTGCGAAATCCGGGTGGGATTGAATTGTTCCCGAAATGTTCTTTCAAAGTCAAGCAGTTTCCTTTAATCATTTTCGAATCAAATGAATGCTGGTTATTTTCATCAGAACACGCATTTTAAATTCTGTAAGAAGCatactgtttgatattttaaaccgcGACCTTCCTCGAATTAGCGCATGCGTCAAGtagcttctgattttatcaaaataggggagataTTGATAAGAAAGATAAGGAACGTGaggggatttatttatttattttttgttttgttttgttttgttttccgttGGATTCGTTTACTAGAAGTGTTATTTTGagttgaagcttttttttttttaatttattccccTTCCTTATCAATAAAGCAGAAATGCTGCCATAGTGCATTTTCTTAATCCAGCtctcacccctttttaaaatagaaccgttcaacggTGCTAGTCGCAGCTTTCGAGGTCGGACAGTATTGACTATTAACATTTACATGTAAAAAGGTAGGGGaaaaaggggcacatgtgaacaattttcttcatttctttatttttcaaaaaatattatcaaattctcAACGCAAAAGTGTTTCCATGATTGAATAAGCTTTTCTTCGTGTTGtggatttttttgagattttttttaaaaattatttctatactttattatattatttttaaaaaaacgtcttCAGTttttcacatgtgcccctttaAGGGGGGCTATGTGGACAGGCCTGGGACACATATATGAACTCGggtaaaaaatgcaggagaagcatattttaaaagaaaattcttcaatatgaaacatatagTACCTAAGAAACAAACACGTTGAAGGTTTTGTAATCCATTCTGCATCAGTTTTAATTGTACATTAATTGTTCCactagggccgtggtagcccgatcggtagagtgtcggattcggggccggagggtcctgggttcgaacctcgatggtcgaagatccaccgtcgtcattaacgGGGACTGGGcgacattaaatatgctcgtggtctcaatgtcctccaagtgaaacgatacctctgggggtgctagcaccaggtagctattagctcctggactagttctaaattctcattaactgttcgatccggtgatggtgctgccatctatcggtatataaaataatggaggcaaggcacttagtatgcagtcctcgacataaatacagttgtagtcagttgtgactctgaataggaataggaataattgttttactaagaaaatattttttcccgaacATATTATTGCTCCCTGTCAAAAtctcgtagcctgttctgatcactgaatgggctagaaaaaaaaacttatacgaCCACATAATAGAAAGGATTTTTTATTATGTGAGGGTTATTCTatatagattttgtttttaaactccATATATTGTTTGgtgatgtattttaaaatgattttgaacatcagtttttaattaaatgaaaatattttgtgtctttttatttcctgtaagtattatataacacttAACTATTGAACAACTATTTAGtagcaaaacaatttaaaaaaaaaataaacataaataaataaatacttaataatattaataacaattaacaataaatttacaaactaattataggaaaataataattataaatatttacacattttttaacacttataatatcctacactaataataatGTTACGGAGAGCGGCTATGGGAATTGTTCACTTTTGCCCCCTAGATGTTGCGTTCACAACTGccccatcgtctactttagagctaactcgcaaaaataaagaatttttcatttaattaaaaaaataattaacatagtcataaatttacttgaatgtttataCAATGGTTCGTAATTCTTAGGTTTAGCTtagcagttagtttttaaaatgttttcacgtgaagaagacagtgatgacattttttcaacacctgctaaaacaaagaagtagccacgacagaaacataaaatggctcacTGCTCTAAATGCTTTTCCAAAAGGTACAACTGGTATTGTTcttgtttgagaatttttttccacttttcccCTACCTgtaattgcagattactgcagacacgtgttttcacgttacaaggaacgcctttttcagtgcaaaagaaatgagcttgtggatgaaaagttttctttctttacttttcagcacaaaggtatttatttatcgtaccggtaatgtttattaaaaaataataatggcaaCAGGAATTAAACAGGTTCGATGAAAAAAGTTACTATAatattatttacttaattaaaaatatctaacTTACTTTTGCAATAAACATTTATTTGCTGCGTTATTCGCTGAATATACTTACTAGACTCAAAGAAAATGGttcaacttttctttaaaactcaactTCTCCAATCCTGTCACTTTTATTGCTGAtcgaatttatttaaataagttctCCTTTCTCATTCAATGGTGCCTATTATACATATACTGCATCATTTTAATACATACCCACATCGTGCGAAAGACACCCATTTATGAATCAAATCTCGGCTAAATCTTCCATCTTCCGGAGTGTATTGATCATCTTTTATAGGGAGTCCAAATGTGTAAGGAACATCATCAAAGTGAGTTACTCCAAGCCATTCACTATTTTGATGATTTAGGGATTGGTGCGTAAACCAGTAAGAGTAAGCATGGTTTAAGTTTTCAGCTAAATAAAGTGTTGGACAGTTTATTGCATAGTCTCCAAACGAATCTGATATGGCTGTCGCAATTGCAACCGAATCTCCTGGAGGTatgttctttaaataaaatttaaaaacgttgTCAGCTGAAACACTTGGTACTGTTTGGAATAAAGCTCGAATGATGGGGAGGGCTGTTTCGTTGTCTATTTTTGGATTCCGGAGCAGCGGAAATAGATCTGCCATCATGTAATTTAGGAAAATTGAGCCTTCATTCTTTGTGGTCCCGATTAATACGTCAACATCTATCTGTTCCGTCTGGAAGGCTTTGATTGGGTTTTTTGGGAGAAAATCATTTTCAATGGAAGGTAAAAAGAGAAAAGGAAGTTTCGAAGTAAAGATATCTTCTGCTTTCGCAAGATCTGTTGGGTCCTTCTTTTGCAAACAAAATACAAGTTCTTTAGCACTTCCATCCACATTTTCAGGACCGCATCCCACCATCTGAGCAAAAGTCAGAGCTTTCACCTTAGCTTGTTCTAGATTGTCCACAAATAAAGAGTGGTAGGCAGATCCACTTTGCAAAATGGCTCTGTGGAATAGTTTTCGGGAAAGTGGAGATATTATGTGCATACTAACAGACAGTGCGCCAGCACTTTCTCCCATTAGTGTTATGCTTTCTGAGTCCCctcgaaaatatttaatgttgttCGTTATCCACTCCAGTGCTAAAGTTTGATCGAAAAGTCCCATATTGCCTTCTGCATCTTTGGTGCCCAAGTTGAGAAATCCAAATACTCCTACTCTATAGCTGATGGATACTACCACAACATTGCCAAGGGCTGCTATGGTACTCCCGTCATAAACATCTAAATCCGTTGAGCCAGAATAAAATCCTCCGCCGTGAATCCAAACAATAACAGGAATGTCATGTGTTACTTTGTTGCATACTTTTGCTGGTGACCAGATGTTCAGGAATAGGCAATTTTCACTTGGAGGAGTGATCGGCAGCCAGTCAAATTTTCTGCTGGAGTATTGCATGCATGGAGGAGGCAACTGGGTAGCATCAAGTATTCCTGGCCAAGGTTTGACTGGTTCTGGTCGCTTAAATCTTTTTTCACCCAATGGAGGCTCTGCGAAAGGAATACCGAAAAATCCAGCAATTGTGGTAtcgaataattttatattttttccgaTGATAGAGCCGGTGGTAGTTTTTACTAATGGTCCTGAGTCTTTGAAATATGAGCTGCTCTTGCAGTTAGATCCAACAGCTGCTGCGATAAGGAAAGTTAAAGAAAgtaaacctgaaaaaaaaaaaaaaaacccgcatttATAAACTTTTATCCATTTTATAGAATATACACTCATTATCAAATGAATATAGAATATGCACTGATTATCAAACAACCTTTGAGATTTCGTCTGGAGGGAGTATCATGATATGGATCACGTTCTGCTGGCATGGAAGTGGTGCCCTGGTGTTTCTCTAGGGTAAGCAGTCATTGGTAGATTAAGTGAACCCTGAAATGTTGTATTTTTATGCGGATAGCGCAACGGATACTTCATGGACGATAATgcaactaggactcgaccgatgcatcggcctggccgatgcatcggcgccgatggttcaacaatttagccatcggcatcggcatcggcggccgatgctaacttgcaggaaacatcggcccatcggcctgaaaagcattgaaaagccgatggaagtggccgatgttttcgaaaaaaaaaaaatctttgctgttttactttttaatgcaaagtaaaggaagttatagttttcatacaaaattgtttaaacttcagtatgaatttctattttagtcatccctgaaagagtttttaatactgcattcaggtaccaaaaaagttaataattgcgttgtttcttgcggctggatgtacgtatgtatctgtcataagtcataactcaaaaatggtaagctgtagaacgtagaaggttaaaatttcgcatgtaggatgtgcgtacgttccagtgtTGCACTTTCCTTTTGTCTTCGATCGGGtattctaaaaagcctatttattcattcttttttggctattaattacttatttcaatacaaaactataTAGCGTCTCAGTCTgacaatcatttggtgatacactctatgacaaaaaaaatcgacgcaccaagaaggagtgatccaaTTGAATTGGTGGATAGAAAGGTGGAACggaaattggtggataggaagacaatgcacataatagtaaatgattaaattcttagaacaattgaataatttatgtcagagttacagtaacaagttcaataaggtattgacccgcctctagcctaaaTACAAGCTGAAGCAGGGCGTGGTAAACACCGAGAAAGCTTCCGGACGTTGTCCTGTGGTATTTCAGGCCAAatattcgctccaattgtcggacgaggttatcaacatttccttgccagatgcaatcgccatcccatcatatcccaggcatgctcgatgggagagagatctgacgatCTGGCAAGCCACGGAAGAGTTTGGCAAGCTTGCgaacagttcatagcaacacatgccgtatgttatctgtcattttcctgctgaaaaccagtcgAGGATACTAcaaaaggaacggcaacaaaacaggtcttagaATGTCGTCGTCgcaccactgtgcagtaagtgtacctctaattacgaccaaaggggtccagttatcaaaggaaaaggcaccccagaccataatgctttgttgagggccagtgcggcgtgcaaaagtgaaaccaggatccctcctctgccctgggtgtcttcaaacacgtcttcgatgatcgtcatgacacagatGGAAGCAGGATTCGTCGCTAAAAactatacatccccagtcggcaccattccaacctgatcgagtcatgcaccactgtaatctagctcggcagtgtgtaggcgtcagtggcaggtggtgTAATGGTCGGCGCGAGCGTAAATTTCGTTGTCCgtcgtctgtaaatggtcatgatggacattGGTGTTTTGGTttaacgtctgatggttcatagagatgaagaaagctctgtgacagctgatcggacaatcactgtcatcacgatctgttgtgaccctaggtcgagcgctaacatcctgacgctgaactctgccattttctacccatccttgccagcatcttcgaatcgtcGCAtcacttcgactcaaatgacgagcgattctccgatttgaccagccggcctctttcaatccaatgatatgacctcTTTAAAACTCCGAcattgctcgtaatgagcacggaccatgcggcgaggcattttaaagttgttgaaaggtaatctgaatcgcaatcaaaccgaaagttttaagaactgttgaagaactgctctttatatacatgtGCTGGATGCGCTGGAGATCATTCTGATGATATTCATTCATTAGAcaccaaattttattcatttgcacATCTGGTCGAAACAATcctgcatacaaaatttcaaagcaatcggataaTTTCTTCTTgatgcgagatttttttttttttttttgttatagagtgtatatacccgaattggagaccatggaaacaaatatgagatggcaaaaccggtttttgtgtcattttgttagattcccgttgaaccgacggtaatttttagaactcttgcgtacccccctccccctccctatatttctgaaattaaactctagttgcacatccgagttgtttaaaactaacaccattcataaaaatagagattttttttttcaaacttaatctattgtttaggaagaatttagagcattaatgtaagaaattgattaaatacGTTTTGAATGGTATTTGAATGGAaagttcttaaatatttagcgattttttattttactccagaaatgtcattttgagtatttctcattcttgtttcatctttaatgagccatcttttttgcatcatttatagcgatcgatttttttctattataagtaactattttcatgtatttttataaaatcaatgaacgagttattttcgttttcatcatatttttaatacgtTATAGAAAAGttaaggattttctattaagcaattttttaaatttcagcaaattattgttaaattgaaaaaattaatttgaacttgtttgtagtgcttcataaaagattttaaacaattaaattgttcaatattatgtacgcaaacatcagatcaagtagtatatgtattcaattattaacttggagtaaatattgagttttttttattgtagctgcgttttaagaacctcattcttttcatggctatttcttttttctgaaaaatttatgtccctgttatagcttttatgaaaaatgcaaatttttctattcataaattttaaataagtataaaattattcctattatgatttattattgtaatttatctgttacttttttttgtttaatttcatgactaaaaaatgtctatgtgcaatctttccactttaattgcaatttgttgacggtttcatatttttattcttaatttttttttttttgaatgattaaacaacataatttaaagttttttaactatgtataatgCACATAATCCatgcattattacaatattgctgaaatcttagttatatgttcaatttaatcggttaatttaaaaattttctgtttcgatttttctaatttctgagttacgatttaattgtgtcatgttatgcaaatcatcaacaaaattctcacggatatatggtggtagttttcttttcagttgattgaccattatttcttttcacttatcgaattctgtaatcttactaccattttattccactcatgataaaaattaaaaatggtttggaataaagtaaattctttcttggttattcattttgttctacgataatatattcaagaaaatattttgcatactgtccattccaactaaatgctgctgaaaaatatggtaagtttaattaatttaagattaaaaaaaaccccatattcttacaaattcatacaaaacaataaaaatttttaccttgtataacgttatccaagtttgtttatccagaattttcgctttcaccaattattaaggaaataatgaacactaacattattttgagaagttcgagaatactactaagggacgaattaatttctgtagctgaaagcaaactaagacacatcgattgcgttaataaatcctcagaacaaactgactgtgtttacgtcaacagacacacgtggaacgcaacgtggcaatgttttagtttcatttgcagttttgtaaatcaccgcaaggtagcgtattcgagcgctagaGTTCCGaattctttcttattcacaaattttaaggatttcgattttaacggaaaatctcaGTCTCAACTCAATTCGCAActtcagcgctcgaatacgctaccttgcggtgatttacaaaactaaagaaaaaggtaaaacattgcgttctacgtgtgtctgttggtaaacataggcagtttgatATGAGTAGTTATCAACGCATTCGAtgtatcttagattgctttcagcaacagaaattgtttcgtcccgtTATGGTATTCTCGAGcgtctcaaaataatgttagtttacattatttccctctaaaaaagCGAGTTGATtttcgtaaatggcgaaagcgtacaCACAAGAAAACcttggattaacaaacttcgcattatcaacgaatatgctcgtctgttcgatgcattttttctttttctttctttttttttttttgagcaatcacgattgcttattgttctcacttgacagtccttgatgttccggtccctttttcagcttggatcaggcctgcagcaccaccgtccaccggcggcggcgcagctggtcctgagcactgtcccccggaatccacttttgctgggcggtggcgtccatgtcctacacacgcatgcgcatacacagtcacctacgcgcgcacgcctttacacacatgcacacgcctacgtgcacacacgtaagcctacacccacacgcacacaactatgtacacgtaagcacccaggaggagggacatgcttgggcgggagagccatttctagaaacaataactctaactagtagagtcttgtcgcaactcgtgatagcgaaaaacataatttgaattcaaagtttcggaattcaaattagagtttttttttttttttttgagcaatcacgattgcttattgttctcacttgaccgtttttggcgtccgtgcctttttcagcttggaccaggcctgcagcaccaccgtccaccggcggcggcgcggctggtcctgagcactgtcccccgaaatccacttttgctgggcggtggcgtccatgtcccgcacacacgaacgcctacacacacacacacacgaacgcctacacacacacacacacgaacgcctacacacacacacacacgaacgcctacacacacacacacgaacgcctacacacacacacacacgaacgcctacacacacacacgaacgcctacacgcacacgcacgtac contains:
- the LOC129225781 gene encoding acetylcholinesterase-like; the encoded protein is MMVRIQGCFTPLLSLLSLTFLIAAAVGSNCKSSSYFKDSGPLVKTTTGSIIGKNIKLFDTTIAGFFGIPFAEPPLGEKRFKRPEPVKPWPGILDATQLPPPCMQYSSRKFDWLPITPPSENCLFLNIWSPAKVCNKVTHDIPVIVWIHGGGFYSGSTDLDVYDGSTIAALGNVVVVSISYRVGVFGFLNLGTKDAEGNMGLFDQTLALEWITNNIKYFRGDSESITLMGESAGALSVSMHIISPLSRKLFHRAILQSGSAYHSLFVDNLEQAKVKALTFAQMVGCGPENVDGSAKELVFCLQKKDPTDLAKAEDIFTSKLPFLFLPSIENDFLPKNPIKAFQTEQIDVDVLIGTTKNEGSIFLNYMMADLFPLLRNPKIDNETALPIIRALFQTVPSVSADNVFKFYLKNIPPGDSVAIATAISDSFGDYAINCPTLYLAENLNHAYSYWFTHQSLNHQNSEWLGVTHFDDVPYTFGLPIKDDQYTPEDGRFSRDLIHKWVSFARCGHPLEEGRRNEWPKFNATCPISYELNARNQRTLLFPRMEACEFWRPYFSIDSS